In a genomic window of Siniperca chuatsi isolate FFG_IHB_CAS linkage group LG1, ASM2008510v1, whole genome shotgun sequence:
- the cmtr2 gene encoding cap-specific mRNA (nucleoside-2'-O-)-methyltransferase 2 produces the protein MSSGNGTRRKVGKLQHFNNMVAIDPETLTEIQGLFGKVRTYVKPSNGEWRIPDPNAVLRYSAEKHCRLQALKASLNAVKNQLSDKDVQVWHQHTNSTNRAGKVIAAVRSAANAEICTQAWCKFFEILGTFTLLPEEALQNGELNTVHLCEAPGAFITALNHYIKTSESTRYCDWNWAANTLNPYHEANGGSTTIADDRLIANTLPWWFFGSDNTGNVMIQKHLLELQAFVSNMRRVDLVTADGSFDCQENPDEQEALVASLHFCEVTAALLLLSPGGSFVLKMFTLYEHSSVCLLYLLNCCFHSVNVFKPSTSKSGNSEVYVVCLNYDGKEAVKPLLSKLIRNYGPNLADREALFPNSLVPELFLKQHEEVCMYFHALQVETITENLRLSEGMSTEQRQRLDYIRDCTAQEYLQRFQVSFLPRSRWISRNTVSPACCSVSVGRPLGQKKQTGSFNERQELQTLSWRERIERGCYATLVQRHYTEAGGQGCVLEGPLSECHMDSWYVIVGAALPAVRNSPFCEGGLLNHLNEALMDTAVDWTRVPPCDSCHVVCTASILSNIADLCVFTADSDGNKKKRQCLVFGSRSVWGACESQLGDLVLTFSTEPSFPQRLCSMLHDGVPLYQQQLLGCVVFSLQTLNSGDALLLPVFSALTRVTAAVVLCLHVCFCSVTFRCPPPSGIVGTVLVCIGFCPEAAARILPVLINVHNCMGQLLRGEDDSGKNLPPGCDRQVLQFVPMEELLTGGLTEFLWTMNSEIIQQKLHLLMQT, from the exons ATGAGCTCGGGCAATGGGACCAGGAGGAAAGTCGGCAAGCTGCAGCATTTCAACAACATGGTGGCGATTGACCCTGAAACACTGACTGAGATTCAAGGCCTTTTTGGTAAAGTTAGAACCTATGTGAAACCGTCCAATGGGGAGTGGCGAATCCCCGATCCAAACGCTGTTCTCAGATACTCTGCGGAGAAGCACTGCCGGCTGCAGGCCCTGAAGGCGTCTCTGAACGCTGTAAAGAACCAGCTCAGTGACAAGGACGTCCAGGTCTGGCATCAGCACACCAACTCCACCAATCGAGCCGGGAAGGTGATTGCTGCCGTACGTTCTGCTGCCAATGCGGAGATCTGCACTCAGGCCTGGTGCAAGTTCTTTGAGATCCTGGGAACCTTCACTCTTCTTCCAGAGGAGGCCCTTCAAAATGGAGAGCTGAACACGGTCCACCTGTGTGAAGCTCCAGGAGCCTTTATAACCGCTCTGAACCACTACATCAAAACCAGCGAGTCAACGCGCTACTGTGACTGGAACTGGGCAGCCAACACTCTCAACCCATACCATGAGGCTAATGGCGGGAGCACAACGATTGCAGATGATCGGTTAATCGCTAACACACTGCCCTGGTGGTTCTTTGGCTCGGATAACACAGGCAATGTCATGATCCAGAAGCATTTGCTGGAGCTGCAGGCGTTTGTGTCTAACATGCGTAGAGTTGATTTGGTGACGGCAGATGGCAGTTTTGACTGTCAGGAGAACCCAGACGAGCAGGAGGCGCTGGTGGCGTCACTGCATTTCTGCGAGGTCACAGCTGCACTGCTGCTCCTGAGCCCCGGTGGCTCCTTTGTACTGAAAATGTTCACCCTGTATGAACACTCCTCTGTCTGCTTACTCTACCTGCTGAACTGCTGTTTCCACTCCGTCAACGTCTTCAAACCTTCCACCAGCAAGTCGGGCAACTCTGAGGTTTATGTCGTGTGTCTGAACTACGATGGCAAGGAAGCTGTGAAGCCTCTGCTCTCAAAACTGATTCGTAACTACGGACCAAATCTGGCTGACCGAGAGGCGCTTTTCCCAAACTCTCTTGTCCCAGAGTTGTTTCTGAAACAACACGAAGAGGTGTGCATGTACTTCCACGCGCTGCAGGTGGAGACGATCACAGAAAACCTGCGACTGTCTGAAGGAATGAGCACCGAGCAGAGGCAGCGGCTCGATTACATCAGAGACTGTACGGCTCAGGAATACCTGCAGCGCTTCCAG GTGAGCTTCCTTCCCCGGAGTCGATGGATCTCTCGCAACACGGTGAGTCCCGCCTGCTGCAGTGTCTCAGTGGGCCGACCTCTGGGACAGAAGAAGCAAACAGGCTCCTTCAATGAGCGGCAGGAATTGCAGACCCTGAGCTGGAGGGAGCGCATTGAGAGGGGTTGCTATGCCACCTTGGTACAGAGACACTACACTGAGGCTGGTGGGCAAGGCTGCGTGCTGGAAGGACCGCTGTCTGAGTGTCACATGGATTCATGGTACGTTATCGTGGGGGCTGCTCTGCCTGCAGTCAGAAACTCTCCGTTCTGTGAAGGAGGATTGTTAAACCACTTGAATGAAGCCCTGATGGACACAGCAGTAGACTGGACTCGTGTACCTCCCTGTGACTCTTGCCATGTGGTTTGCACAGCCTCCATCTTGTCCAACATTGCAGATCTTTGCGTCTTCACAGCCGACAGTGATGGGAACAAAAAGAAGAGGCAATGTCTGGTGTTTGGCAGCCGCTCAGTGTGGGGTGCCTGTGAAAGCCAGCTTGGGGATTTAGTCTTAACATTTTCTACAGAGCCTTCATTTCCTCAAAGATTGTGCAGCATGCTGCATGACGGGGTGCCGCTGTACCAGCAGCAGCTCTTaggttgtgttgtgttttcccTGCAGACCCTGAACTCTGGGGATGCCCTGCTGCTGCCTGTGTTTTCTGCCCTCACCCGTGTCACCGCAGCAGTTGTGctctgcctgcatgtgtgtttttgctcagTCACGTTCAGGTGCCCCCCACCCTCAGGCATAGTTGGGACAGTTCTTGTGTGTATTGGTTTCTGCCCTGAAGCTGCTGCACGAATACTCCCTGTTCTCATTAACGTCCATAACTGCATGGGTCAGTTATTAAGAGGAGAGGACGACTCGGGTAAAAATCTGCCGCCTGGGTGTGACAGACAGGTGCTGCAGTTTGTTCCCATGGAGGAACTGCTCACAGGAGGACTGACTGAGTTCCTGTGGACCATGAACTCTGAAATCATCCAACAGAAGCTGCATTTGCTCATGCAAACATAG